The genome window aggagaggagaggagaggagaggagaggagaggagaggagaggagaggagaggagaggagaggagaggagaggagaggagaggagaggagaggagaggagaggagaggagaggagaggttttaagcagggaaaaagaaaaggaaaaggaaaatagtaAAGGAGATGGGAAAGGTAGAAGGAGacagggggaaagaaaaatgagaaatgagaagagggaaaggagaaaaaacataGCTCAAATAAACTCTTTGTAAGTCctaaaaattatgcattttcACCACCAGTAGCACCAGTAGAAGGATAAGTGCACAACACCATGTAGAAAGTTATACAAGTAAGGTAGGAGCAGAGCCTTCCAGCAGTGCTCAGTAGTCAATTCAAACCCAGTTACAAATTCACTTGGGCAGCCAGTAAACCAGACCATTAGGGAAGCTGCCTTTTGCAACCACTCCACTTCTAGGAACATAAAAACCCatataaactaaaaataaaataaacgCTTCATTAAAGCCccaaaagcttttttccaaCAAGAGCAATCTGTAGGATAGGTAGGGATACATAACTTGGCCAAGTAGTTTGCTGTGAGGGATTCAGCCTTCCATCATACAACAGGTTCTTAACACATAGAGCAAATTAAGAGTACATTGATAGCTGCCACAGAACACCACCTTCAGAAGCTTTTCATCCAACaacatatttcttcttttccagatTTGGCCTCACCTACAACACATTTTGCTAAGAGTTATTTGAAAACTGTGAATGTGATAATAGCCCAATCACTCAAAACTTAAGCAATGAAAATATGGCAAAAAGAGCTGTTGTATAAAGAAGATAGCTAAATAGAATGGTTTCGTTTGACAGAATTAGAAAATATGACTCAGATAGGGAAAAGAGTTCTTTGCCCTTTAAAAAATCAGtcctgtttttcctctctctcttacACAGGAGTATTTCAGCGAGAGTCTGGTGATGCTGCATTATTGATGTGATACAGGTCTCCAGTGGAAACAGATGTGATATGTTTGGTTTCTTCTGATAGCCTGGGCTGAACACAAAGCAAATTACTGAGTGTCAGAAGACTTGGGTTCAAAGCACATATTTAAAAGAAGTTCTTAAATAATAAATCTTAAATTTCAAGCCTGTTGCATAACCAAAAGTTATATATGTACTAAAAAAATGTGTCCCAAATGATTTTGCTGAGACAAACTGCAAATGACATTAAAATGCATATGTGCAGCTTTAGGATTTGTTTGGTCTCAAACCAGGAACTGATGGTTGGAGTGAAAGATGCAAAATAGCATGGTCTGGGTTaacacagaattgcagaattgTTGAGGCTGGAATACATACAATTTAATTGAATATACATAACCTCTCTGACAATTTTCCCAATCTGTGTTGgaacctttatttttaaaaacatcatttGACAAATTTTGTCATTATTGCCCTTTGCTTTCTGCCAGGCTTTCTGTTTTATCCACAGTCTTCCACACAAGAGGTCATGTAGAGGTAGAAGAAAGCTGGTTTTGCTCAGGCTAGGTAAAACTTCAGCTTCAAAAGAACTCTAAGGCTACTGTACAAAACCCCAAGTTTTTGGTCTATCCACCCCAGCAAACACTCCTATGTACATTCAGGAGCAACCTTAAGCCAGAGGATGAGCTTTCTGTATTTACTGAAAAACCTGCCTGAGATTTGCTTTTCTAGATCATGGTGAACCTCTAACAAGACTTGACTGAAGCAATCAGCAGCCATCTCCTCCCAAGAAGAAGTGCAGCACTGTGACGGGACATGTTAGATTACGCCTCACTAAGGTGATAGCTTCAATTTAATCACTTCTCAGAAAGTAGCTCGAAAGAGAACATTGTTTCCCATTCTCTGCTGAAACTGAGAGGTTCGGGGTGACACCGCTGATGGATCTCAACTGCCACTTTCTTCTTCAACCTCTTGCTTCATCTTTTCACCTGCTTCTTGACTTTTTCCATAAGTATTCTGGCAAACTTGGGcggggaaaaaacccccaaatgtGAGGCGGCTGAAGATGAGGCTATCAGGACGGGAGTGGTGGAAAGGAGCCCGGGGGCTGTCGCGACGCTCGGGGCGGGCCCTGAGCGGGCGGTGCCGCCGTGCTGCGGGGCGCGGCGGCGATCGGGGCGGGCGCAGGTGCGCAGGTGGCGGGGGCGGTGGCCGCCCTGCCGCAATTTCCCTGTGTCACGGCTCCCGTCGCTTGGCAACGGCGCCGGGTCCGGCCGGCAGCCGCGGAGCCGCGCTCCGCCCGCagcggcggcaccggcaccggcacaGGCTCCGCCAGGAGGGCGGGCGCGCTGCTGCggggggcggccccgcggcgggGAGGATGCGGCGTGGCCAGGGGGCAGCGCTCCCGCGGAGCTGCCTGAGGAGGCGGccggccgcggcggggccgagGGGGCGCCCGGCGCTcggcccagccccgccgcccgTCCGCCCGGGGCTgtgagcggcggcggggcggggatGCTCGCTCGGGCTGGAAAGTTTCTTCCCCACGGCGGCTCGCCCGCTTCCCGCCCGGACTTCTCCCCGGCCCTCCCCGGTAAGTGACCGCGGCACCCCCGTCCTGAGCGGGGGCTCCGTCCGCCCCCGACCGGCGGAGCTCGGCGCTGTGCCGCGGCGGCGGGAGCCAGCGGCCGGACCGCCGGAGCCAGCGGCGCCCCCGCGGCCGGTGCCGGGCGTCCCGCCGGCCGGAGCCCGGTGAGTCTCGCATGCGAGCCCGGGGAAGGAGTTAAGCCGGGTCCTGTTCGCGGTGTTACAGCGGTGTTTGGGCTTCGCCGGGCAGGGTCGTGGTGCGTGCGGGTCCGGCTGCCGGGGTGGATCGGGAGTCTCGGTCCGTTCGTGCGGTATGCGGCTCCAGTCCCCGCGGCTCCCGTCCGGGTGGTTTCATGGCACTGCGGCCGCTGGCGATGGCCGGAGGCGCGGCCGTGCCCTCCTTCGCCTGCCGAGCGCTGCTCTCGCCATCGCTGAAACTAAGTGCCAGGCGATGCCGGACTGGGAGCGTTCCTCGGAGCTGATGACCATCTGTTATCACCGTAGAGAGGAGACGGGCAGCTGGCTAGTGGGGCAGCAGAAAATGAGATCAAAGAATGGGCAATTACAGCAAAGCATGCCCCGAAAATTACACTTTTGCATCCACAAAATGTgctatcttttctttttttccctatttttaatagaaataatagtTCAGCCATAGGAAAGAGAAAGCTCTGCTCTTTGTTTTGAGCGTGCAGTACCTCGGAGAGTAATTTAACAACGTCCTTGCTGACAACacccatcttttttttctggggaaaataCAAACAGAATAAATGGGACACAATATTACTGCATATGTGGCAATTCTGGCATTAAAACGGAAAAGACATGATATTTAAAGGCTGAACAGTCATAGAGGGGcaaggggctttttttttagGTGCTTACTTAATTGCCTTTCAGTGCAATTAATTGAACTTTGTGAGTCGTGTTATATTCAGTGATGTCATCTTTTGCCCcgtcaaagaaaaaaaataataggatgctcagaaagagaaaagggggaggggaTCCTGCTTCTCGGTATAATGAAGAAATAGGTTCCAAAAAGAATTGCACAGTGCAGAAATGCTCCTACACACTGTGTGGTTTAGCTCAGATCATGGGAACAGAGAGATGAGTTCTGATGGTCCAGTAAGACAAAAGCCACAAATGCTCAGTGCTTAGTCCTCTGCCAGTTTCTCTGCAAGCACTCTTTAGGTGCTTTCCCCAGGTGACTCATGGAGTTTCACTTCTCTAATAGGATTTGACCTTCCATCTCTTACCTGCCAGCCATCTCCCCTTTCTGAGGGCAGGGGGGAGGGGGTTGAATTTGTCAGTGTTACATAACAGTTACCTGGAACATTGCACATGTTCCCAAACTAGGGATACCTCTGGACCGCAGGCAAGAGATGAATTTCTAATATTGCAGATCAAGTGCAAATGGCTAGGAAAAAAACTTTTCACAAGGCACCACTTTCCAGTGTTTAGATGTTTCCTTTGTGCATTTCACAGTAATTCCTTTCCCACTCATTTAAGCAAGACACATAATATGCTTAACCCTCTCTCCAGTAATGTGTAAGTAGAGTAATGAAACAAATGGTATCTATAGATCAAATACACTGCcttcctgcttttatttctccCATCTCCTCAAACCCTGCATGACATCACTAACCACAGTTAGAGTGCACTGTAACCCCAGAACATATCAGGGAGTGGGCTTGGCGTCCTCTGAGCTCTGGTGTTTTGCAGACTCCTTCTGAAATGAGTGAGATCTTTTTTGTTCACTCTAGTGGATACTACTAGGTTTGTCATTTACCTGGAgtataaagtaattaattagctgTTTGGCAAGAGTATAGTGGGACACACAGCTGCTTGATGCTGTTGTTCTGCCCATTTCTTTCtcacacacaggagctgtgtgggcaAGGTAGATCTGCCTGTTGGTGTCAGCCTCCATCCCACTTGTTCAGGGTTTTAATTTCCAGGACTTTGAAGGAGGAAAGGCAAGCAGACACATCTCTTGTGCTGCAGGTCTGTCCTTGGTTCtcattctcttctcttctccctttcactgcaggagctggagtgaCCGTGGGGGGCAGTGCGCTGGTAGCCAGCCATGATTGCCACTGGAGGCCTCCTGAGGATCTCAGCCAGGAAACAGGATCCCTTGAAACCCCAGAGCCAGCTCCCCAAACGCAAACGCAAAGCCAAAAAGAAGCGCAAGAATGACGTGGTGGTGGTGAAAGGCAAGCTCAAGCTGTGCTCCCTCTCGGGGTTCATCGCCCTCTGTGGCATTCTGGTACTGCTGGTGGGCATCGCCTTGGCTGTGGTGGGCTACTGGCCAAAGCCCAGCCAGGTATACAgagagagcagctttggcaaGGGCCGGCACCCAGCACCACAGGCTGGCACCCACACGAACcgctcccagagccagggaaggctgcAAGCAGGGATCCACCTGGAGTCACCCCCTGGAGCCAACACCTCCACCACTGCTACCCCTGGTGGGTCTGCCCCTACTTCCTCATCCCCTCAGGCCTCAGCGGGTTTCCTTTTCCGTCTTTTCTCGAGCTACTTGCATTCGGACAAGCTGAAGGTGCTGGGCCCTCTGATCATGGGTATCGGCATCTTCCTCTTCATCTGCGCCAATGCGGTGCTGCACGAAAACCGTGACAAGAAGACCAAGATCATCAACCTGCGTGACCTCTACTCCACCGTCATCGATGCCCACAGCCTGCGGGCCAAGGATGGAGGCACCCCGGCCTCAGCCCCTCTCAATGGCTTTGTCAACTACATGCAGTCCCGGGGCCTGGAGCTAAAGCCTGGCGGGGAAggcctgggtgctgcagccatGCTGGCCAAGAGCTCGTGGCCACCAGGACTGGGTGTATCCCTTTCCCCACCGGATCTGGTGTCCTCACCGCAGCGTTCCTCCTTCTGCAGCCCACCGCAgccacccagcctggctgaggctgtGTACAGCATCTGCCGGGAGCGTGCTGCCCTTGCTGGCCGCCCCGTCACcagcccaccctgcagcccagcgGGCAGCTGTGAgcgctgcagcacagccagctccatCGTGGGCTCTTCGCTGAGCACCTTCACCCTCCTGCCCTTGGGGCCAAGCAGCGGAGGGGGAGGCTGTCAGAGACCACCTGGGGAGCGGGGAGCCAAGGAGATCCCACGGGGGGAGTTTGAACTGAGCCTAACCgacctcagcagcagccccatcAAGGGAGGCTGTGGGACAAGGAGGCACAAGCTGGTTCTCAGGCGGCAGAGCACCAGCTGCTTGCCCGATGCCAGGTGTCCCCTTTCCCCTGAGCCGCCTCGGTCACCAGCTGTCAGGAGGGTCCTGGAATCCAGCCTCTTGGTAAAGGCGTCTCCTAGCTACTCTGAATCTCTAGATCTGGGAGGATCGcctccttcagctcctcctgccatcACCAGGATGGactcccagagctcccagtcTGAGCCTTCCAGCAGCAATAAGGGCTACAGCCACTTGGAGGAGGCAGGCACCTCCTTGGAGTCAGTTGCCAACACCACAGCCAGTAAAATTCAGGACTGTGAGGAGGAACCAGTTGATCAGATGGACCCCCTCAAGGCTACCAGCAGAGAACAAACAGGGGAGCAATCCCAGCAAACTCAAAGACAGTACACAAATAAAGAGA of Molothrus ater isolate BHLD 08-10-18 breed brown headed cowbird chromosome 1, BPBGC_Mater_1.1, whole genome shotgun sequence contains these proteins:
- the TMEM200C gene encoding transmembrane protein 200C, with protein sequence MIATGGLLRISARKQDPLKPQSQLPKRKRKAKKKRKNDVVVVKGKLKLCSLSGFIALCGILVLLVGIALAVVGYWPKPSQVYRESSFGKGRHPAPQAGTHTNRSQSQGRLQAGIHLESPPGANTSTTATPGGSAPTSSSPQASAGFLFRLFSSYLHSDKLKVLGPLIMGIGIFLFICANAVLHENRDKKTKIINLRDLYSTVIDAHSLRAKDGGTPASAPLNGFVNYMQSRGLELKPGGEGLGAAAMLAKSSWPPGLGVSLSPPDLVSSPQRSSFCSPPQPPSLAEAVYSICRERAALAGRPVTSPPCSPAGSCERCSTASSIVGSSLSTFTLLPLGPSSGGGGCQRPPGERGAKEIPRGEFELSLTDLSSSPIKGGCGTRRHKLVLRRQSTSCLPDARCPLSPEPPRSPAVRRVLESSLLVKASPSYSESLDLGGSPPSAPPAITRMDSQSSQSEPSSSNKGYSHLEEAGTSLESVANTTASKIQDCEEEPVDQMDPLKATSREQTGEQSQQTQRQYTNKEKLFMISRSHAALGLEDGELESTGI